A stretch of DNA from Juglans microcarpa x Juglans regia isolate MS1-56 chromosome 5D, Jm3101_v1.0, whole genome shotgun sequence:
CTTTAGGTTCTTTGAGCTCTCTTGTGTCAAATGTAGATAAAAATAcacagtttattttttaatacatatagaTCAATAACAAAATGTGTAAAAAGATTCCATTACCTTTTCTAAGTACAGAGAAAACAATGCAAAGGAATGAATAATAAAGATGGAACGAAATGTAAAGACTTGTCAAaaacatgaatgaatggaaagaaaagaaattcatGACTTGACCATTTTAACTTTTTCCGCGTTTACAGGAAGTGGAAAACTGGACTTTCACATACTATAACAAAGGGAATGAAGCATTCGGCTCACTCTTGGGGGCAATGCGTAGGAGGGGAAGAAGatcttctaaacaaaacaagGGAATGTTGTATAAATCATTATTATAACACAGACATGAACTATTGTTAGATTCCATGAACAGCGGAAATCTAATCAGAATATTCCTAATAAAAATGTGAGTTCATACCAAAATCTAAAGTCCTTCTAACAAGTTAGGTTTTCTTATAAacttcatataaataaatatatattcagtaAGGCCCGCGCAATAACGTGTTTATGCCAGCTATCTTAAGGCCAATACAATCTTTTTATTTCAAGCGGAACCGAAAAATTCACTTACTCCACGAGAGCATTGAAAGAGATAATAATACGAAGTAATCTTAGCAGTAATTAAGACTCAaagcatgaagaaataaaatgaaagacaaCAGTCCCATCCTACACAGTTGCTTGAACTTCATAACACATTAGGGAGACAATTGCATTGCAACTTCTTTTCACTCAGAATTCTAACAGAATTCTAACACCCATGAAATCAAGAAAAacatttatagaaaattgatacatggggagagagagggggatgtACTTGAGGGAAGCTTGGTGATTTGAGAAGGTGGCGGTGGCGGAGGAGGACCCAGGATCCATGGAAGACATCTGGAGCACGGCGCGATCATTGGCCACAACGGGCCGGTACTTGCGCCCGCTTATTCGACCCGGGAACTCTTCATCGGCGCTCTCAATATCTCCATTGTCCATTTCCTCCTCCTCTGCTTCGGCTTCtgattattcttcttctttcttatttAGATCTAAAAAGTGCCAATTCTATACGATAGATTTAATAAAGATCAGAGATAGATCCAAGACCAGGCATTTGATATACAAGTTTTACAATCTTGAtttatgtgagagagagagagagagagagagagacgtaaTGGAATTGAAGGGGTGGGGGTAAAGTGGAGAAAATCTGAATCTAGTGAGTTCGTACCTCTTTTATTTAACTGAAAAGGACGTTGACGCGAAATAGGGCGATGTAATAGGGAATAGGATATTTAGTAatttactccttttttttttttttttttttttttaagaaatgatatgTAGAGACACTgcgtaatttaaaaaaaaaaaattgaataaatataaaatttatataaaaaaaaattaataataaattatattctttttcaaaataattttaaaatttttgcacACTTcacgactatatataacattatttatttttaattttgttacttATCATCTCACATTACATGtcacaaatttctttttattaaagtAATTGacttcttctactcatcatcgtTATATCACATACttattaagaataaataaatataaaaaatcatgtatgtTGGGTAAGATgagtaagattttttatttttttttaattttcatcatttttatattttttattcaactataaATCATTTAGTGCATTATTCTTTGGAATCTTGGATGATGCTACGTCTACTTCTaaacattttctttataaacattttaaaacctctttaaatatttttttaaaatataaattaattaaaaaatattttattaaacattaagtaaaaaaaataaaaataaaatcagtacAAAATGTCGGTAGACATCTCGATAGGAGTAGTATTTTCCTTATTCATTTTAGTTGgattattctattatcaagctGATGTATAAAGCGTATCATCAACATCATTTAAATGGTtaagattttgttcaaaaaaaCTGATAAGATTTTTTGATACATGGAGAAGGAGATTCGATCCTTAATTTTCTTAGTGAGAAACTAAGGTGCTATCAATTGATCCAAAGGATCTTAGTTAAattgtaagatttaatttgtaagattcaaatttcaaatcaaaatatgtCATGTAAGCACTTTAGTAGTATGCCCTactgacttaaaaataaaatctttctttttatttagcCATGGATCTTTGGATTTTtcatttagatttaaaaaatattaaatgttattttttagaaaaaaaaaatagatgattagTTATCAGAAACTGTACTTTTCGGTTAATTGTTAAGAGATGAAGACTTTTTAACTCTTGATCTACACAGTCTATAATTGGTTAACTTGtcttgaaaatttatttatccactaatatttttctcattattaATTCCAGAGATAATAAATTATCagcttctttcccttttttttttttctttttaacttatttagcATTAATCGTGAATGGAAAGGAATGTCAAGTGCTTGCAGAACAAGTCATGTAAGCTTTGCGTGTTTTTCATAATCTTCACTTTCTGgggaaaatagaaaagattgCGTAGAGCCATTATCAGTGACGAAAAAtctatatgtgtatatatatatatatatatatatatataattaagcatTCAACGaataaaattcaacaaaaatggTTCTGCAGATTCATGGCATGTTGAATGAGTCCATTATGCTTTCAATAGCATTCAAGATCGACTTCTTCCATCCTCTCTGTCTTGTTCGTTAATTTTCCTTCTAGTCCCACAAAGTCAATTGGAGTTCCAGAATCATGATAgaaatttttgtttggttttgaaggaaaataattacaatatgaaaaatgttttttgtaATCATGATAGAGTTGAGTTTCCAGAACTTTGAAAAAAGCAGTGTTCAAGTTTGATTGTTGACCAAGAATCATGCAAACTTTCATCCTTATCTTTTTTGGTTTGTCGTTAAATAAATTCCACGCACCAAAAAACAAGCAGATAAACAGAAGATGAATGGTTCTCGTCTTTATTGTCAACACGTtgatgcttttcttttcttttttgatttgcCACGGAAAGCAAAATACATGCAAAGGTTAAGGCCGATTTGCATATCGAAAcaattttatctcatattatcattacaaattttttaaatttctacacaaattataataaacaatttaattttttttcaaattttaaaataataatattattaaaaaataatattctaacaatattttattcaactttcatctaaaatcatctcatctcattgttGCATTATTTCTTCAAGTTTGGCTGCTATTTCATCATTGCTACTATTTCTTCAAGTTCTGCTCTTTCTTTGGCTGCTATTTCTTCAAGTTCTGCTACTTTGGCTGCTATTTCTCATCATTGCACTATGTGTCGTAAgatccattatatttataaaagaaatcaaaGCACCAATACTTTCTAATTCTCGCCTATGAGTTTATGTTGCTTTGGATTTTGAATTAaaagataagatttttttttttttttttttttttaactcacaCCTCTTTACCTTAGAACCTAAAGCTGCATAAACTgacccagagagagagagagagagagagagagagagacccttGCTAGAGTTACAATGACACAAATTACACTTTCTTCCATCCGTCTGCATTATATTTGGTACAGTTTTGAAACCACAGAGATGGATCTATGCTTTCTaacttgaaaaaacaaaagcgGAACTACAGATGAAAAGAACTTATAAAGGAAACAgtacaaaataataaacaattttgaAAGGGTTTAGTCAttatgagatgagtttttcTTATGCTTTCCATGCCTGTCCTTCAACTTCTCAACCTTCACATTACCATTGTTCTGGTTGCTAACTGATTCAGCTTGAGCACTGCACATTTGGGACTTTAGCTTAAACCCGAATTTCTTCGACACATTTCCCCACGTGCTAGAACCCTTTGTGCGACCACCCAACTTCTCAATCTCCTGCCTCATGTTTGAACATTCCTTCTCGAGCTCGGATACTCGCATCCTCATGTTATCCATCCCCACCTTCAAAACCTGATTCTCCCTCACAGCTGTGGCCCACCCTCCCTCATTAGATCCAGCAAGCCCACTTCTCAACTGTCTTGAtccatcaagattatctgaaacCAGAAAGCAGCCAGCAATGGAGGTCCTAAGCTGAAGCTGCTCAAAGAAGAGAACTTGAACTACTATTCTAAGAGGAAGCCTCTCATTTTGTGCAGCATGGGTGCAGGCTTCTAACGAGAGCTTCTGGCAGTCCATCAGCCTGCAGAGTTGTTCTCTTTCAGACTCTGCCAACCATGGGTGTGACTGCATGTTTGAAAACCACGGGAGACCAGATAAGCCCAAACTTAATGAAATGTTCCCTATCTAGTATGTTTGtctcctttcttctctttttgtttcattttcttttttcctctttgcaTTTGAGTAAGGGCCTAATAATATGATTTCAAATATTGGTAAACGCAATGCCCTACAGAAACAACCAACTTTGAAACTTATTGCTATCTGTAAGTGTTATGAAAAGCGGACTTGACTGAAGGTAGCCCTCTGGCGCAAAACTTTCAGATAAAACCAAGACCAAGTGAGACTGACCCTGATTTGGTGTCATTAGTTCATTTCAGCTTCACACAGTGAAGTAACTTGATGATGCAGTGCTGAGGGTAAGCCAAACTTTCATAAATCAAAAACCAACTACGTAGACACGGTACATTTTAACAgaagaaataacaataaaagaaaaagaaaatactatctttcaaaagtttttcaaaagaaaCCAAATCTGGTAAAAAACTGTAACCTGACCCAACTAAATTTGAATCAAGAGAGAGGAAATCAGGTTGGATGCAGTCAAGAGCTGAAATTGCATAGGCATTGAGAGTAGTGAGTCTAAGCCAACAGGTGTTATGTCCTTGCACACGATTTTGGATATGTTAGATTCCAGAATGAATTATTAACTACTCAAGCTCTGGATTTCTACATGACAATGAAATAATCAGTACCTTCAGATAAATGTCTATCGCACGATAAAGGCCATCATCCAAGGGCCTGGCATAGTCAGGAACTGCAGCAGCTAGAGCCTGAAATTTGGGGAGCTTCAAATTAACATCAGGGGCAACCTCTGCAAGGTATCCATCAATTAGCTTCGCTACCATTGTGACTGGTGTCAACGAAGGTGACCCAATCAATTGGCCATCATCAACTGCACATGGGGAGGCCCCACCTGAAACCTGATCCATGGCAAGAAAATGCTCAAGAATCCGTTGCACACAGTCAACATTGTATAGTGTCTCCATGGAATAAGAGAAATTGGGCATCAACAGATCTTCCAGAGTCGCTTGATCAAGCTGCATCCCAATCCTTTTTTCCAAACTTGATATGCTAGAGGGGCTCACTCGTAGAATCATGGCTGTTCGAAGTAGACCAAATAGGAACTTGGTTGGCACTAGTCCCTTCTGCATTGGAAGTAGCCTATCAATTTCTTCTAGGAAAAGCTTCTGGTCTTCTTCTGATGGCGGAGCCCCCATTGCTGCTGGTGCCAGACGGTTACTGGACTCACTGGCTCCCTGACGCCGATTCAAGCCTGGAAGGTACTTTTTTGCATAGCAAGTGAGGGACCCAGCAATAATATCCTGTTTGATTCCACGAGTTTCCATGACTGAAATCAACCTCTTATAGAGGGGCAAACTTAAAGTACATACATCATCATACCACCAATCTGAACTTGAATTCTTTGGTCTAGCTCCCGTACTTATCCCATTCCACAACACACTTCCCCCAGGGCTCTGCATGGGGCCACTATGCTCCATTACAGGCCACCCAAATAGATTTGGGTCAGTACATGCCTTACTAGCCAGCGACTCAATGCACCTTTTTGTAATGTTAAGTTCTTCAGCATAGAGTAGAACATCATCGCAGCTTTGCAGTGCCTTTAGTGAGTCTTTCCAACTTCGAAGAACTACTTGATTAAGGAAGGTCTCACACTGGGCAATCAAATTGCCTTCACCATATTCCTCTGTCATTTGAAGCTGCTCAGCAGCACAGCGAAGGTACACAACATTTGAGGATGTAAGTTCAAGTTTCACCCCATAGCAGAACTTGGCCACAAGTTCAAATGTTTTGGCCCCACCAGGAATGTCAGGAAGGTTTATGACACATCCTTCTTCTCCTTCGTCAGATGCTTCTGCATACAATCTTTCCACAGCCCCGCTTCTAGAGAGCAAAGGGAActgcattattaattattaacaaGCATTAGAAACTATATATAGCATCGTCTGTTTCACATTTCCCTAACatgtaagaattttttttttttgataagtaatcgataattttattaatagagatAGGCAAAGCCTGAGTAcgcaagatggtatacaagagataagacctatctaggtcgaaGTAATAGAAGCTAAAAAGTCATGAAAATTCaaaccattaaaatctaaagctatggcccatagaaatataGTACGGTTCCCTAACATGTAAGAATTATACCTCAAAGTTGATATGAAAGTGACAAAAAAATTTTCAGCAATCACTACATAATTTACTGGACAAGGTAGTAAAGTGCAGTTCATCAGATGCATTCTATTAAAGCTCATACGCTGATCTCTGGGTTGGTTTGGCCAACACATTTGTGTTATAACAAGAAATAAGAGAAGACAATTAATGACAACATGATAAAACATGTAAATTACTCACAGAAACTGAGATTTGAGGTTTCAAAatgatggggggggggggggggggggggggggggggggggggggggggggggggggggggggggggagggggaggatAAGAATTTTccaacaacttttttttctaagtagAGTTTTCCAACGATTAAACCTAATTCCACGATAAGAGTCTATTTAAAGGGTATTTAAAGAATGGTCGCAGTTTATAGTCCTAGCAAGTAGAAGCAGGGGTATATGAGAAATCTAAATGATCATTTAGCCAATGAGTTGCCCACATTGGCATAAAGTAAAGGAAacaacataatatttttggaaaggTGAAGCAAGTTTTTCAAATAATCAAGCATACTCAGACTAAAGTTCAGTGAGAACTACATctcaaaagaaaacataaatagaGTGAATTCAGAGTACCTTGTGAAGATGAAAGGACATCTCCCCAACTTCAACAACAAAATCACTAGGAAGCCCAGTTGTGCAGAACCTATAACATCATAGTTAGATGAGAGTGCATTAAATtaggtgaaaaataaaaaaagaattcataaGGTGCACATGCATTAGCACACCGTTTAAGGTGTCCCTGTCAGTTGCCATACAAGCTTAACGATTGCAGATACTAGAATCACACATATTATTATTTACGTTACTGGTTAATCCCACCATCAATAGAAAATACACATCAAAATGGGTAGAAACCAGAAAGCCTTCAcagattatttctttttccattttgtcAAGTGGCGTCCTTGTCCATAACCACAAGACAATATACAAACAGAACATGTGTTTGTGtgcacatatgtatatatatatatatatatattcatcttaGGTTATTTATTCTAACCACAGGATAATCTACAAGAGGACATATAAAATAACCATATTTCACTCCTTGTGgtggttttgagagagagatagatgtTGGAAAACCTGTATGATAAATTTATTCCCGGGCCTGGATTGTGCTGACTATATGAGATCTAAGGGCTGGAgcctatataaataaaatgcaaCACCTCATCTTATGAATAAGATTAGTTTGAAGAGTCAAATCAAACAGCCCTTAATGACATCTGTGATAAACAAGCTGTGATAAAGCAGTTCAAAAGTCCATCGGCTTTAGGGAGCAGTAAAAACTGTTTGTTATGCAGTTAGAAGGATCGTCAACTTCAATTAGTCGAACCGTTCCTCAACTCATGATATTCCCACATAGCTAAATTGATACCATTGACCTATTACCACttcatcaaaattaatttagggacAGCATATTTCGGGAATGCATGTACATATTCCCAagcaaatatttaaaaactttaatttcaaaattttcaactcaCACACTACACAGAAAAGTTTCCCTAGTGCAGGAAGTGAGCTAAAAAATAAAGTAGGAGACACAAGATTGCGAATCATATGCCTAAGATGAACGAGCAAGCTTCCTTTGTCAAGAAGAATTTACTACTCGGTTCAGATAGCAATGGTGCATCATGTAGTTTTGTCAGTTTTGTCGTATGAAACATCCCTAAATTTAACCAAGAGAGATTTTCCAAGTGACAGGAGAGCATAGACTTCGTGTTCTTATTTTTGACGCATGAATCATGAGACTCAAAAATCCGCGAAACATAAGTAAAGAAGTAAAGGATTCAACAGAAAAGTCAGGTCCAACAGtcaatttcatataaaaaatcatatagaagACAATATCAGACAGTCCAAACAACATACCAGGCCTGCCCTTGCCGTTGGAATGCGTCAGTTTTGGATCCCAGTTTCATGCAAGccattttctcaaaataaaaacttcagGAAAGGGATAAGCTAATCGGAAACCGAACAACAACCTCCTCGGCCTCTTATCTCACCCTGAAATCCGTTTCCACGCCCAGTAAACGTTTGGCATCAAATAGAGCAATCTGC
This window harbors:
- the LOC121264861 gene encoding BTB/POZ domain-containing protein At1g30440-like; translated protein: MACMKLGSKTDAFQRQGQAWFCTTGLPSDFVVEVGEMSFHLHKFPLLSRSGAVERLYAEASDEGEEGCVINLPDIPGGAKTFELVAKFCYGVKLELTSSNVVYLRCAAEQLQMTEEYGEGNLIAQCETFLNQVVLRSWKDSLKALQSCDDVLLYAEELNITKRCIESLASKACTDPNLFGWPVMEHSGPMQSPGGSVLWNGISTGARPKNSSSDWWYDDVCTLSLPLYKRLISVMETRGIKQDIIAGSLTCYAKKYLPGLNRRQGASESSNRLAPAAMGAPPSEEDQKLFLEEIDRLLPMQKGLVPTKFLFGLLRTAMILRVSPSSISSLEKRIGMQLDQATLEDLLMPNFSYSMETLYNVDCVQRILEHFLAMDQVSGGASPCAVDDGQLIGSPSLTPVTMVAKLIDGYLAEVAPDVNLKLPKFQALAAAVPDYARPLDDGLYRAIDIYLKSHPWLAESEREQLCRLMDCQKLSLEACTHAAQNERLPLRIVVQVLFFEQLQLRTSIAGCFLVSDNLDGSRQLRSGLAGSNEGGWATAVRENQVLKVGMDNMRMRVSELEKECSNMRQEIEKLGGRTKGSSTWGNVSKKFGFKLKSQMCSAQAESVSNQNNGNVKVEKLKDRHGKHKKNSSHND